One Paraburkholderia dioscoreae DNA segment encodes these proteins:
- the aruF gene encoding arginine/ornithine succinyltransferase subunit alpha gives MLFVRPGRLADLDALEHMARTAQPVLHSLPHDRRALEARVALSEDSFRAEVDFPGEEFYLFVLEDASSGKLMGTASIVAAAGYSDPFYAFRNDALIHASRELHVNRKIHALTMSHELTGKSRLAGYYIDPSLRGDAAAHLMSRARMMYIAANRKRFTSEVFSLLLGVTDENGVSPFWEAVGRKFFGRDFADIEIESGGRSRTFIAEVMPTYPIYVPLLPEAAQRVLGEPDSKALLAYDIHLEEGFETDRYVDIFDAGPVLTAQVDRSACVTRNETRVVHENDAAANGSTYLIAHNAADGEFRCVLGELAAGKAAAAPLPHAARAVLGVEEGDTVRCVPLHASQQDEQSGEAR, from the coding sequence ATGCTCTTCGTACGCCCAGGCCGCCTCGCCGATCTCGATGCGCTCGAGCATATGGCGCGCACCGCGCAACCGGTGCTGCATTCCCTGCCGCACGACCGGCGTGCGCTCGAAGCGCGCGTCGCATTGTCGGAAGACTCGTTTCGCGCGGAGGTCGATTTTCCGGGCGAGGAGTTCTATCTGTTCGTGCTCGAAGATGCGTCAAGCGGCAAGCTGATGGGTACGGCGAGCATCGTCGCCGCAGCCGGTTACTCGGACCCGTTCTACGCGTTTCGCAACGACGCGCTGATTCACGCATCGCGCGAACTGCATGTGAATCGCAAGATTCACGCGCTGACCATGTCGCATGAGCTAACCGGCAAGAGCCGCCTCGCCGGCTATTACATCGATCCGTCGCTGCGGGGCGACGCCGCCGCGCATCTGATGTCGCGCGCACGGATGATGTATATCGCCGCCAATCGCAAGCGCTTCACGTCCGAGGTGTTTTCGCTGCTGCTCGGCGTCACCGACGAGAACGGCGTTTCGCCATTCTGGGAAGCGGTGGGGCGCAAGTTCTTCGGCCGCGACTTCGCGGACATCGAAATCGAATCGGGTGGCCGCAGCCGCACGTTTATCGCCGAAGTAATGCCCACCTATCCCATCTATGTGCCGTTGCTGCCGGAGGCGGCGCAGCGTGTGCTCGGCGAGCCGGATTCGAAGGCCTTGCTCGCGTATGACATTCATCTCGAAGAAGGCTTCGAGACCGATCGCTATGTCGACATTTTCGACGCGGGTCCGGTGCTGACCGCACAAGTGGATCGCAGCGCCTGTGTCACGCGCAACGAAACGCGCGTGGTGCATGAGAACGATGCGGCCGCTAACGGCTCGACGTATCTGATCGCGCATAACGCCGCCGACGGCGAGTTCCGCTGCGTGCTCGGCGAACTGGCGGCGGGCAAAGCGGCCGCCGCGCCGTTGCCGCACGCGGCGCGCGCCGTGCTCGGCGTAGAGGAGGGCGACACGGTGCGCTGCGTGCCGCTGCACGCGTCGCAGCAGGATGAACAATCGGGAGAGGCACGATGA
- a CDS encoding ABC transporter substrate-binding protein, producing the protein MKMNWRNMAALALFAAATATAGTASAADIKEVHFGVEASYAPFESKSPSGELQGFDIDVGNAVCAKLKARCVWVENSFDGLIPALQARKFNAINSDMTITDQRRQAIDFTDPIYTIPNQMIAKKGSGLLPTPASLKGKHVGVLQGTIQETYAKARWAPAGVDVVPYQTQDQIYADLASGRLDAAFQDAEAASKGFLKKPQGAGFDFAGPAVTDEKLLGAGVGFGVRKGDKALKDALNQALKELKADGTIDRFAARYFDVKVVLK; encoded by the coding sequence ATGAAGATGAATTGGCGAAACATGGCCGCGCTCGCGTTGTTCGCGGCGGCAACGGCCACGGCCGGCACCGCATCGGCTGCGGATATCAAGGAAGTGCATTTCGGCGTCGAGGCGTCGTATGCGCCGTTCGAATCGAAGTCGCCGTCGGGCGAACTGCAGGGTTTCGACATCGACGTCGGCAATGCCGTGTGCGCGAAGCTGAAGGCCAGATGCGTGTGGGTCGAGAACTCGTTCGACGGTCTGATCCCGGCCTTGCAGGCGCGCAAGTTCAACGCCATCAACTCGGACATGACGATCACGGATCAACGCCGCCAGGCGATCGATTTCACCGATCCGATCTACACGATCCCGAATCAGATGATCGCAAAGAAGGGCAGCGGCCTGCTGCCGACGCCAGCTTCGCTCAAGGGCAAGCATGTGGGCGTGCTGCAGGGCACGATTCAGGAAACCTATGCGAAGGCGCGCTGGGCGCCGGCGGGCGTGGACGTCGTGCCGTATCAGACGCAGGACCAGATTTACGCCGACCTCGCTTCGGGCCGTCTCGATGCCGCGTTCCAGGACGCGGAGGCCGCGTCGAAAGGCTTCCTGAAGAAGCCGCAGGGCGCCGGCTTCGACTTTGCCGGTCCGGCCGTCACCGACGAGAAGCTGCTCGGCGCGGGCGTCGGCTTCGGCGTTCGCAAGGGTGACAAGGCATTGAAAGACGCGCTGAACCAGGCGCTGAAGGAACTGAAGGCGGACGGCACGATCGACCGCTTTGCGGCCAGGTACTTCGACGTGAAGGTGGTGTTGAAGTAA
- the astD gene encoding succinylglutamate-semialdehyde dehydrogenase, whose amino-acid sequence MSELFIGGEWAAGTGPAFASHNPGTGAAVWEGNSASADDVDRAVRSARRAFAAWSALSLDERCAVVRRFAALVTERKEALAEAIGRETGKPLWEARTEAASMAAKVEISIQAYNERTGEKRSAMADGTAVLRHRPHGVVAVFGPYNFPGHLPNGHIVPALIAGNAVVFKPSELAPGVAALTVQIWRDAGLPAGVLNLVQGEKDTGIALANHRQIDGLFFTGSSDTGTLLHKQFGGRPEIVLALEMGGNNPLVIGPVADVDAAVHHTIQSAFLSAGQRCTCARRIFVPNDAAGDRFMERFTEVTSRITVGEYNADPQPFMGAVISARAASRLVAAQERLLADGAKALLKMEQRDPKLGFVTPAILDVTNVANLPDEEHFGPLAQIIRYGSFNEALEQANDTEFGLSAGLLADDEALWVHFQRTIRAGIVNWNRPTNGASSGAPFGGPGRSGNHRPSAYYAADYCAFPMASVESAQLQMPASVSPGLQF is encoded by the coding sequence ATGAGCGAGCTTTTCATCGGCGGCGAATGGGCCGCCGGCACAGGACCCGCATTCGCGTCGCACAACCCGGGCACGGGCGCGGCGGTGTGGGAAGGCAACAGCGCGTCGGCTGACGACGTGGACCGTGCGGTGCGCAGCGCGCGCCGTGCGTTTGCCGCCTGGTCGGCGTTGAGTCTCGACGAGCGTTGCGCGGTAGTGCGCCGCTTCGCTGCGCTCGTCACCGAACGCAAGGAGGCGCTGGCCGAAGCGATCGGCCGTGAAACCGGCAAGCCGTTGTGGGAAGCGCGCACGGAAGCCGCTTCGATGGCGGCCAAGGTCGAGATTTCGATTCAGGCCTATAACGAACGCACTGGCGAAAAGCGCTCGGCGATGGCGGACGGCACGGCCGTGTTGCGGCATCGTCCGCATGGCGTGGTGGCCGTGTTCGGGCCGTATAACTTTCCTGGACATTTGCCGAACGGCCATATCGTGCCGGCGCTGATCGCGGGCAATGCGGTCGTGTTCAAGCCGTCCGAACTCGCGCCCGGCGTGGCCGCGCTCACCGTGCAGATCTGGCGTGACGCCGGTTTGCCGGCAGGCGTGCTGAACCTCGTGCAGGGCGAGAAAGACACCGGCATTGCGTTGGCGAATCACCGGCAGATAGACGGCCTGTTCTTCACAGGTAGTTCGGATACCGGAACATTGCTGCACAAGCAGTTCGGCGGCCGCCCCGAGATCGTGCTGGCGCTGGAAATGGGCGGCAACAATCCGCTCGTGATCGGACCGGTGGCCGATGTCGATGCCGCTGTACATCACACGATCCAGTCGGCGTTTCTGTCGGCAGGCCAGCGTTGCACGTGTGCGCGCCGTATTTTCGTGCCGAACGACGCAGCCGGCGATCGTTTCATGGAGCGCTTCACCGAAGTCACCTCGCGCATCACGGTCGGCGAATATAACGCCGATCCGCAACCGTTCATGGGCGCGGTGATTTCGGCGCGCGCGGCGTCGCGTCTCGTCGCCGCGCAGGAACGCTTGCTGGCTGACGGCGCCAAAGCATTGCTGAAGATGGAGCAACGCGATCCGAAGCTCGGCTTCGTCACGCCCGCGATTCTCGACGTCACGAACGTGGCGAATCTGCCGGACGAAGAACACTTCGGTCCTTTGGCGCAGATCATCCGCTACGGCAGCTTTAACGAAGCGCTGGAACAGGCCAACGACACCGAGTTCGGCCTCTCGGCGGGCCTCCTCGCCGACGACGAAGCGCTCTGGGTGCACTTCCAGCGCACCATCCGCGCGGGCATCGTCAACTGGAACCGGCCGACCAACGGCGCCTCGTCGGGCGCGCCGTTCGGCGGTCCGGGCCGCTCGGGCAATCACCGGCCGAGCGCGTACTACGCTGCCGACTACTGCGCGTTCCCGATGGCTTCCGTCGAAAGCGCGCAACTGCAAATGCCCGCGAGCGTCTCGCCGGGCCTTCAATTCTAA
- the astA gene encoding arginine N-succinyltransferase codes for MIVVRVVQRGDVDALMRLAQETGPGLTTFKPDRDALAARVERARRTMEDKAEPYEAGYFFVMEDTDTGDVAGVCGIETAVGLQQPFYNYRVSTVVHASQDLGIWTRMRALNISHDLTGYAEVCSLFLSPRYRTSGVGGLLSRSRFMFLAQFRERFPQRLCAELRGHFDAEGSSPFWRAVGSHFYQIDFNAADYLSSHGRKAFLAELMPRYPVYVELLPEEAQDCVGLTHSDTIPARRMLEAEGLRYENHVDIFDAGPVLECHIADLRTVRESVVVPVEIGESGAPQDGRKSMVSNTSLGDFRVGVVAGVPQDGVFRLSAAEASALDVKAGDLVRVLPQKHKQG; via the coding sequence ATGATCGTCGTTCGCGTTGTGCAACGAGGCGATGTGGACGCGCTGATGCGGCTCGCGCAGGAAACCGGCCCAGGCCTCACCACCTTCAAGCCTGACCGCGATGCACTCGCGGCACGCGTGGAACGCGCGCGCCGCACGATGGAAGACAAGGCCGAGCCGTATGAAGCCGGCTACTTCTTCGTGATGGAAGACACCGATACCGGCGACGTGGCCGGTGTGTGCGGAATCGAAACAGCGGTAGGCCTGCAACAGCCGTTCTACAACTATCGCGTGAGCACGGTGGTGCACGCGAGCCAGGATCTCGGGATCTGGACGCGCATGCGCGCGCTGAACATCTCGCACGACCTGACGGGTTACGCGGAAGTGTGCTCGCTGTTCCTCAGCCCGCGTTATCGCACGAGCGGCGTGGGCGGCTTGCTGTCGCGTTCGCGCTTCATGTTTCTCGCGCAGTTTCGCGAGCGCTTTCCGCAGCGTCTGTGCGCGGAATTGCGCGGCCATTTCGATGCGGAAGGCAGCTCGCCGTTCTGGCGCGCGGTCGGCTCGCATTTCTACCAGATCGATTTCAACGCGGCGGACTATCTGAGTTCGCACGGCCGCAAGGCGTTTCTCGCCGAGCTGATGCCGCGCTATCCGGTGTATGTCGAGTTGTTGCCGGAAGAGGCGCAGGACTGCGTCGGCCTCACGCATAGCGACACGATTCCGGCGCGCCGTATGCTCGAAGCAGAAGGGCTGCGCTACGAGAATCACGTCGATATCTTCGATGCGGGTCCGGTGCTCGAATGCCATATCGCCGATTTGCGCACGGTGCGCGAGAGCGTGGTGGTGCCGGTCGAAATCGGCGAATCGGGAGCGCCGCAAGATGGGCGCAAATCGATGGTGTCGAATACGTCGTTGGGCGATTTTCGCGTCGGCGTGGTGGCGGGCGTGCCGCAGGACGGCGTGTTCCGCCTGAGCGCGGCCGAGGCCTCGGCACTCGACGTCAAGGCGGGCGACCTCGTGCGCGTGCTGCCGCAGAAACACAAACAGGGATGA
- a CDS encoding HDOD domain-containing protein has product MVKAAVLDRLWTRMSERGDFPMLSQSLRSTMAAMNNDDLDFTGLVQVVLSDFALTQKVLRLANSAMYMAFGGNITTVSRALMVLGMDAVGHLVVGLKIVDHFHASAPRRIDAKLELNRTLLSGCVARKLTERGDLRAGEEAVVCTLMRQIGKLLVVFYLDAEWDQIRRHIESGTLEAEACVLVLGVTFDEIGAEAAVRWRLPDMIRSGMGEFDPQDVTQPRQVQWLRAITNYSTAVADVLTQQNTPDWEREQRIAALAQEYSGALNTDAEVLLDMSVALAREEGGDGVMREIVELRANADAIAREALNPEARIAVGVKDLRGLPEGSPLAPALAMAAETLLAGLGFARTVVFVKHSNGTFKARLGLGPKIDAALPKLTFNTAFEPDVFHLAIANSVGIFIENARDPKMVARLPEWFRRSFDDARAFVLLPVVDESDTTVALLYGDWSHSQEPRRISQKEMSVLNELARELGRFFGLGQMREMETM; this is encoded by the coding sequence ATGGTAAAGGCGGCAGTGCTCGACCGGCTCTGGACGCGAATGAGCGAGCGCGGCGATTTCCCCATGCTGTCGCAGTCGCTGCGCTCCACCATGGCGGCGATGAACAATGACGACCTCGACTTCACCGGCCTCGTGCAGGTGGTGTTGTCCGACTTCGCCCTCACGCAAAAGGTGCTGCGGCTCGCCAATTCGGCCATGTACATGGCGTTCGGCGGCAACATCACGACCGTATCGCGCGCGCTGATGGTGCTCGGCATGGACGCGGTCGGCCATCTCGTGGTCGGCCTGAAAATCGTCGATCACTTTCACGCCAGCGCGCCGCGCCGCATCGACGCGAAGCTCGAACTGAACCGCACGCTGCTGTCGGGCTGTGTCGCCCGCAAGCTGACCGAGCGCGGCGATCTGCGCGCCGGCGAGGAAGCCGTGGTCTGCACGCTGATGCGGCAGATCGGCAAGCTGCTGGTGGTGTTCTATCTCGACGCCGAATGGGATCAGATTCGCCGTCACATCGAGAGCGGCACGCTCGAAGCCGAGGCCTGCGTGCTGGTGCTCGGCGTGACATTCGACGAAATCGGCGCCGAAGCCGCCGTGCGCTGGCGCCTGCCCGACATGATCCGCTCCGGCATGGGCGAGTTCGACCCGCAGGACGTCACGCAGCCGCGCCAGGTGCAGTGGCTGCGCGCCATCACCAATTACTCGACGGCGGTCGCCGACGTGCTCACCCAGCAGAACACGCCCGACTGGGAGCGCGAGCAACGCATCGCCGCGCTGGCGCAGGAATATAGCGGCGCGCTGAACACCGACGCCGAAGTGCTGCTCGACATGAGCGTCGCGCTCGCCCGCGAGGAAGGTGGCGACGGCGTGATGCGCGAAATCGTCGAGTTGCGCGCCAACGCGGACGCGATCGCGCGCGAGGCGCTCAATCCCGAGGCGCGCATCGCGGTCGGGGTCAAGGATCTGCGCGGCCTGCCCGAAGGCAGCCCGCTCGCGCCGGCGCTGGCGATGGCCGCCGAAACCCTGCTGGCCGGTCTGGGCTTTGCGCGCACGGTGGTGTTCGTCAAGCACAGCAACGGCACCTTCAAGGCGCGCCTCGGACTCGGTCCGAAGATCGACGCGGCGTTGCCCAAACTAACCTTCAACACCGCCTTCGAGCCCGACGTGTTTCATCTGGCGATCGCCAACTCGGTGGGCATCTTCATCGAGAACGCGCGCGATCCGAAGATGGTCGCGCGGCTACCCGAATGGTTCCGCCGCTCATTCGACGACGCCCGCGCCTTCGTGCTGCTGCCGGTCGTCGACGAAAGCGACACCACGGTCGCGCTTTTATACGGCGACTGGTCGCATAGTCAGGAGCCACGCCGCATCTCACAGAAAGAAATGAGCGTGTTGAATGAACTGGCGAGGGAGTTAGGCCGTTTTTTCGGCCTGGGGCAGATGCGGGAAATGGAGACGATGTGA
- the astE gene encoding succinylglutamate desuccinylase: MTSSAERGMPVSLLDDFLAYTLAGTRPAAHEAQGTCAGGVRWSWLDDGVLLMEPAAPEEGIRSVLVSAGVHGDETAPIELLAFLVRDIAHGTAALTCRLLVILGNVDAMREACRYRDDDLNRLFGGRHLQVPQSREAPRAAALERAATQFFGAAPDDPGARWHIDMHTAIRASAFEQFALLPHTGKPFSRAMFEWLGEARISAVLLHTTKGNTYSHFTAQACGAQACTLELGKVRPFGQNDLTRFAGADHAVRHLVAGMRGGVSAHMPRAFTVIDQITKQSEAFELLVAADVANFTPFAKDTVLARDGDYRYVVRHDEERLVFPNATVKPGLRAGLMVIETTQDTLSKLV, translated from the coding sequence ATGACTTCCAGCGCTGAACGCGGCATGCCGGTTTCGCTGCTCGACGATTTTCTCGCTTATACGCTGGCCGGTACGCGGCCGGCCGCGCATGAAGCACAGGGCACGTGTGCTGGCGGCGTGCGCTGGTCGTGGCTGGACGATGGCGTACTGCTGATGGAGCCCGCGGCGCCGGAAGAGGGCATACGCAGTGTGCTCGTCTCCGCCGGCGTGCATGGCGACGAAACCGCGCCGATCGAACTGCTCGCGTTTCTCGTGCGCGACATCGCGCATGGCACCGCGGCGCTGACCTGCCGCCTGCTGGTGATTCTCGGCAACGTCGACGCAATGCGCGAAGCGTGCCGTTATCGCGACGACGATCTGAACCGGCTCTTCGGCGGCCGTCATCTGCAGGTGCCGCAGAGCCGCGAGGCGCCGCGTGCGGCGGCGCTGGAGCGCGCCGCCACGCAGTTTTTCGGGGCGGCGCCGGACGATCCCGGCGCGCGCTGGCATATCGACATGCACACGGCTATCCGCGCGTCCGCCTTCGAGCAATTCGCGTTGCTGCCACATACCGGCAAGCCGTTTTCGCGCGCGATGTTCGAGTGGCTCGGCGAGGCGCGCATCAGTGCGGTGCTGTTGCACACCACCAAAGGCAACACGTATTCGCATTTCACCGCGCAGGCATGTGGCGCACAAGCGTGCACGCTGGAACTCGGCAAGGTGCGTCCGTTCGGGCAGAACGATCTGACGCGTTTCGCGGGAGCCGATCATGCGGTGCGGCACCTCGTGGCCGGCATGCGCGGCGGGGTGAGCGCGCATATGCCGAGGGCGTTTACGGTAATCGACCAGATCACCAAACAGAGCGAAGCATTCGAATTACTGGTCGCGGCCGACGTCGCGAATTTCACGCCGTTCGCAAAAGACACGGTGCTCGCGCGCGATGGCGATTATCGCTATGTCGTGCGTCACGACGAGGAGCGTCTCGTGTTTCCGAACGCGACGGTCAAGCCCGGTTTGCGCGCCGGCCTGATGGTCATCGAAACGACGCAGGACACGCTCTCGAAGCTCGTGTAG
- the astB gene encoding N-succinylarginine dihydrolase, producing the protein MQATEANFDGLVGPTHNYAGLSFGNVASQNNEKSVANPKAAAKQGLRKMKQLADLGFHQGVLPPQERPSMRLLRELGFSGDDATVIARVARDAPELLAAASSASAMWTANAATVSPSADTHDGRVHFTPANLCSKLHRAIEHESTRRTLRTIFNDADRFVVHEALPGTPALGDEGAANHTRFCEEYGARGVEFFVYGRSEYRRGPEPKRFPARQSFEASRAVAHRHGLADAATVYAQQNPDVIDAGVFHNDVIAVGNRNTLFCHQFAFVEQNAVYDELRAKLSGLKAGFNVIEVPDAQVSVADAVSSYLFNSQLLTRPEGKQVLVVPQECRENPRVAAYLDDLTARTGPIDDVLVFDLRESMKNGGGPACLRLRVVLDDAERAAVTQGVWIDDALFGRLDAWIEKHYRDRLAPADLTDPHLLAESRTALDELTQILGLGSLYDFQR; encoded by the coding sequence ATGCAAGCCACTGAAGCCAATTTCGACGGCCTGGTCGGCCCGACCCACAACTACGCGGGGCTCTCGTTCGGCAACGTCGCGTCGCAGAACAACGAGAAGTCGGTTGCGAATCCGAAGGCAGCGGCCAAACAGGGCCTGCGCAAGATGAAGCAACTGGCCGATCTCGGCTTTCATCAGGGCGTGTTGCCGCCGCAGGAGCGTCCGTCGATGCGTCTGTTGCGCGAGCTCGGTTTTTCCGGCGACGACGCAACGGTGATCGCGCGCGTGGCGCGAGACGCGCCCGAGTTGCTCGCCGCGGCAAGTTCGGCTTCGGCAATGTGGACCGCGAACGCGGCGACCGTGAGTCCGTCCGCCGATACGCACGACGGCCGCGTGCATTTCACGCCGGCCAATCTGTGCAGCAAGCTGCACCGCGCGATCGAACACGAATCGACGCGCCGCACGTTGCGCACGATTTTCAACGACGCCGACCGTTTCGTGGTGCACGAGGCATTGCCCGGCACGCCCGCGCTCGGCGACGAAGGCGCGGCGAATCACACGCGCTTTTGCGAGGAATACGGCGCGCGTGGCGTCGAATTCTTCGTGTATGGCCGCAGCGAGTATCGTCGCGGACCCGAGCCGAAGCGCTTCCCGGCGCGTCAAAGCTTCGAGGCGAGCCGCGCGGTGGCGCACCGTCATGGCCTCGCCGACGCGGCCACGGTGTACGCGCAGCAGAACCCCGACGTGATCGACGCCGGTGTGTTCCACAACGACGTGATCGCGGTCGGCAATCGCAACACGCTGTTCTGTCATCAGTTTGCGTTCGTCGAACAGAACGCGGTGTACGACGAATTGCGCGCGAAACTCTCCGGCCTGAAAGCCGGCTTCAACGTGATCGAAGTGCCGGACGCTCAGGTGAGCGTTGCCGATGCGGTCAGTTCGTATCTGTTCAACAGCCAGTTGCTGACGCGGCCGGAGGGCAAGCAGGTGCTGGTGGTGCCGCAGGAATGCCGCGAAAACCCGCGCGTGGCCGCTTACCTCGACGACCTGACCGCGCGCACGGGCCCGATCGACGACGTGCTGGTGTTCGATCTGCGCGAAAGCATGAAGAACGGCGGCGGCCCGGCATGCCTGCGTCTGCGTGTGGTGCTCGACGACGCGGAACGCGCGGCGGTGACACAAGGCGTGTGGATCGACGACGCGTTGTTCGGCCGTCTGGATGCGTGGATCGAGAAACATTATCGCGACCGTCTCGCACCGGCCGATCTGACCGATCCGCATCTGCTCGCCGAGTCGCGCACCGCACTCGACGAACTGACGCAGATTCTCGGCCTGGGTTCGCTGTATGACTTCCAGCGCTGA
- a CDS encoding EAL and HDOD domain-containing protein: MTSIAIEKPGQSGATDDAQLNASFARQPILNRDGMLCGYEIKVRAPEWTAEMVEAARTAAHADSEMDAGVSARRAPNPAQLVAQAIIRGLLQGAVRGALTGHPAYVDVSREMLFDDAILRLPAERFMLELAPTIAVDEALVARIVQLHGRRYRFVLDEVTQPNEAFAKLLPYAEVVKIDFTRASRALLPKLASVLKSAGKLLVASGIDAQADFETAHGLGFDRFQGYFFARAQTSTTRRVSAPRHALLNLLQLLSGDPTVAQLEAELKLNPVLVMHLMKLANSSGLAVGHKVTTLREAINATGTNRIARWTQLLLYADGRKVALEDDPLLQLAATRARFMELAIERLPEAGRDEADAAFLTGVFSFVDAVFGGSLESTLNVLTLSRPIQAAILHREGVLGLLLSTVAALERGDWDEIGTLCAHLAPLTVEDVAAMGLAAGAWAGVADRSAEGLERIED; the protein is encoded by the coding sequence ATGACCAGCATCGCAATCGAGAAACCGGGCCAGAGTGGCGCCACGGACGATGCGCAATTGAATGCCAGCTTCGCACGACAGCCGATTCTGAATCGGGACGGCATGCTGTGCGGCTATGAGATCAAGGTGCGTGCACCGGAGTGGACCGCGGAGATGGTGGAAGCCGCGCGGACCGCCGCGCACGCGGACAGCGAGATGGACGCCGGGGTCTCGGCGCGCCGCGCGCCGAATCCGGCGCAACTCGTGGCGCAAGCCATCATTCGCGGTTTGCTTCAGGGCGCCGTGCGCGGTGCGCTGACCGGGCATCCGGCCTACGTCGACGTGAGCCGCGAGATGCTGTTCGACGACGCGATCCTGCGGTTGCCTGCCGAGCGCTTCATGCTCGAACTGGCGCCCACGATCGCGGTCGACGAGGCGCTGGTGGCGCGCATCGTCCAGTTGCACGGGCGCCGCTATCGCTTCGTGCTCGACGAGGTGACCCAGCCCAACGAAGCTTTCGCCAAACTGCTGCCGTACGCCGAAGTCGTCAAGATCGATTTCACGCGCGCGTCGCGCGCGCTGCTGCCCAAACTGGCGAGCGTGCTCAAGTCGGCGGGCAAACTGCTGGTCGCCTCGGGCATCGATGCACAAGCCGATTTCGAAACGGCGCACGGACTCGGCTTCGATCGCTTCCAGGGTTACTTCTTCGCGCGCGCCCAGACCTCGACCACGCGCCGCGTCAGCGCGCCGCGCCACGCATTGCTGAATCTGCTGCAACTCCTCTCGGGCGATCCGACCGTCGCGCAGCTCGAAGCTGAACTCAAGCTGAACCCGGTGCTGGTGATGCATCTGATGAAGCTCGCCAATTCGAGTGGCCTCGCCGTCGGCCACAAGGTGACGACGTTGCGCGAAGCGATCAATGCCACCGGCACCAACCGCATCGCCCGTTGGACACAACTGCTGCTCTATGCGGACGGCCGCAAGGTCGCGCTCGAAGACGATCCCTTGCTGCAACTCGCGGCGACCCGCGCGCGCTTCATGGAACTGGCGATCGAGCGCCTGCCCGAAGCCGGCCGCGATGAGGCCGACGCGGCGTTCCTGACTGGCGTGTTCTCATTCGTCGACGCCGTGTTCGGCGGCTCGCTCGAAAGCACCTTGAATGTGCTGACGTTGTCGCGTCCCATCCAGGCCGCGATCCTGCACCGAGAGGGCGTGTTGGGGCTGTTGCTGAGCACGGTCGCCGCATTGGAGCGCGGCGACTGGGATGAGATCGGTACGTTGTGCGCCCATCTTGCGCCGCTCACCGTCGAGGACGTTGCGGCAATGGGGCTGGCGGCAGGCGCATGGGCCGGTGTCGCAGACCGCAGCGCGGAAGGACTGGAAAGAATCGAGGATTGA